The nucleotide window TAAATGTACAAAGGATTTTTGCTccagaataatgtaaaatatttttaaggttaattGAATCTTTGTTTAAGGCTGAATTCCATCTGccaatttggaaaaattttaagtttcatataGACAAAATTTCCCACATCtcaaaaggtaattaaaatatctaataactCATgtcttacaagaaaattaaagttCACTCTTTAATCTTTTTGTATTACATCTTATCTCTGATCCTTCATGTCAATTCCAGAAAGCATACAAAAAGCAGATATGATTTCTCTTgagtatttcaattattaaaatgtatattatacagaAAGTGACATTAGCAATCTGTTCAATTTCAGTTCTTCTACTATAAATAGTTGAAGCAAATGTACAAAATGCAATGCAAAAAAGCAATGTGCACAGCTCATTACGTTAATTGTACACATATGCTTTGTTATTGGTTGAAAAGGTAGTGCACTATGGAAGCACTCATATAATGGAAGAAAGTAACAAAAagtgagtaaaattaaatatattcaactaAAAATGTGAACTTAAAGCTTACATGAATAatgctaatataaaataaaaatatcaaaaacagagaaataatttataaaaatctgagactctttttacaaaatgcatttgttatacacaattttaaaatttaatgtttggcACAAAAATACTTCAGTCTCaaccaaaaaaattgtataacaaacTGGCAGTGCactaatcaataataaaaaaaaaccacaagcaaaaaaaataaataaacataaatgcatttttaagaatataaatcaaGTACAGACTCGTATCAAAAATTCAGCTGATAAAAACATATCAGAAAGGAACTAAAATATGCATATTATCTGATACTGAAAGCTTCTGCACTCAGCGTAAACTACCAACCATATAAAAGCTATGAACTCTGTGATGTACAAAATAATGTGGGTTTGTTAGTACGAGGAATGATCAGAAAGTAAATTACACCCTCTGTATGAAACTAACAcaaatttataagacaattttttttactgaacaaaaacctacatatttttatctattttttgacataatcaccaagtttttctaatcacttttcataccttgtaacaagtttttcaattccactttcataaaaatttcgtccaattttcttcaatcatttaaggaccgcttccttcagttcatcattagCGAAATTCTCCCCTTCTAGGTCTTGCTCGAGAGGACCAAGCAAGTGGTAGTCacagggtgctaggtcagggctggAAGGCAGATGAGACTACACTTCCTACTTAAATTTTTGCAGTAATTCTTCTGTCACAAGAGTTGAATTAGGAGTAGagttgtcatgaagaaaaacgTTCCCATCGCTCAATCTTCCAGGTCTTTGATCAATCgctctacacaatttttttaaaggctTACAGAAAGATTTGGCATTGATTGTTCTTCCTCAGAGCATAAATTCATATTAAGCAAATCCTTCAGAATCAAAAAAGACTtcagcataacctttcgaacatgtggagatgttttcacttttttggctgCAGCAATTTTTATGCCTCCATTCACATGATGCTCatttagtctcaggagtgtaatgaagcacccagttCTCATCCCCTGTGACTGGTGTCCTggaataatgttgaagaaaagaaagagcagatgcaaaatgttgatgtttgtggttgtcggtcaacagacgTGGCACCCATCCTGTACACATCTTAAGGTAACCAAACTGATTGTGAATAATTGCAAACACattaccataactgatgttaagttcacttgcaatctctctaattttaatgcacCAGTTAcacaagatcatttcattcacgcatTCCACATTACCcatgtttgcagttgaaggacgtGCAACACACAGTTTGTCACTCAGATTTGTTCTTTCGTTTCTGAACATTtagcaccattttgtgatcatggggtatgacattgcattctcactatatacctcaacaatttggcaatgaatttcacaacaattgtcATTTTTTGCCCATACAAATCAGATTACTGACCGCACTTCTATGCTGGATGAAACCTAGAAGACACACCACATTGACGACACTACACATGTACTGAATGtcatacagaattgctgctgaGGGCATGTGAAAACAGCAATACAACCAGTGCTGTCACCACAAGACAttagacattaatatatccctttcagttcaagaacacaacaagggtgtaatttattttttgatcaacctcttatataaaaacaaacaaatgtgtatatgtgtgtgtgattgtgtgtgtgtgtgtgtgtgtatatgcatGAACAAGTTAAAGAAACACTAATAAGCTGCcaaatacttaaaacattaaatactaGACTACCAATTATCTAAAAAGTCAAATCCAGTTTTTGGTATATCTTCACTATGATCAGATTCATTATCAGTTGACAAAAGGGCTCTCCTTTCTGTATGAATGTTTGATTTGTTAGGGGGTGGTGGTGGAGGGGTCTTTGGTTTTGAAATAGTTGACTTGGATGTGAGATTTACTTGGCTTCTATTTTCCACCAGACTTTGTTTTTCCtcatttgatgaattttttaatacaggAACTTTGTTCTTGAGTTTGTTCAACAAGTTAGAttcattctgattttttgtttttgtttccacACTTGTAACACCTTCTAAACGCATCATGGCAGGACTAAAAACTTCAGGCCTTTTAACaggtgttttcattttttcacctCTCAGACCACTTAC belongs to Lycorma delicatula isolate Av1 chromosome 1, ASM4794821v1, whole genome shotgun sequence and includes:
- the LOC142327081 gene encoding uncharacterized protein LOC142327081 isoform X1, translating into MLKKLKLISLLVERMASIETVSNEYFKSINSLAEKIADDLDSTRQAYQELWYKLSSEEQKQVLDEAIIDPAAVLKYSRIPDPNPVWKDNASSDFSWFTKSQLNLFTVSGLRGEKMKTPVKRPEVFSPAMMRLEGVTSVETKTKNQNESNLLNKLKNKVPVLKNSSNEEKQSLVENRSQVNLTSKSTISKPKTPPPPPPNKSNIHTERRALLSTDNESDHSEDIPKTGFDFLDNW
- the LOC142327081 gene encoding uncharacterized protein LOC142327081 isoform X3, which gives rise to MLKKLKLISLLVERMASIETVSNEYFKSINSLAEKIADDLDSTRQAYQELWYKLSSEEQKQVLDEAIIDPAAVLKYSRIPDPNPVWKDNASSDFSWFTKSQLNLFTVSGLRGEKMKTPVKRPEVFSPAMMRLEGVTSVETKTKNQNESNLLNKLKNKVPVLKNSSNEEKQSLVENRSQVNLTSKSTISKPKTPPPPPPNKSNIHTERRALLSTDNESDHSEDIPKTGFDFLDN
- the LOC142327081 gene encoding uncharacterized protein LOC142327081 isoform X4; its protein translation is MSVEGLCLRMASIETVSNEYFKSINSLAEKIADDLDSTRQAYQELWYKLSSEEQKQVLDEAIIDPAAVLKYSRIPDPNPVWKDNASSDFSWFTKSQLNLFTVSGLRGEKMKTPVKRPEVFSPAMMRLEGVTSVETKTKNQNESNLLNKLKNKVPVLKNSSNEEKQSLVENRSQVNLTSKSTISKPKTPPPPPPNKSNIHTERRALLSTDNESDHSEDIPKTGFDFLDNW
- the LOC142327081 gene encoding uncharacterized protein LOC142327081 isoform X5: MASIETVSNEYFKSINSLAEKIADDLDSTRQAYQELWYKLSSEEQKQVLDEAIIDPAAVLKYSRIPDPNPVWKDNASSDFSWFTKSQLNLFTVSGLRGEKMKTPVKRPEVFSPAMMRLEGVTSVETKTKNQNESNLLNKLKNKVPVLKNSSNEEKQSLVENRSQVNLTSKSTISKPKTPPPPPPNKSNIHTERRALLSTDNESDHSEDIPKTGFDFLDNW